GCTCAGCCGTCTGATAAGAACAGTGCAGACAGCAACGAACCAGCGCAGCAGACGAACGGAGCAGGATCCATGGGCGAGCACACCGCACCCCTCTTCCCGCAGGAAGTCATCGACGAGTACGCGGCACTCGGCATCGACCTGCCCGCCCTCTTCTCCGCCGGCCACCTCGGCGAGCGCATGGGCGTGACCATCGTCGAGGCCGCCGCCGACCGCGTCGTCGGCACCATGCCCGTCGAGGGCAACACCCAGCCCTACGGCCTCCTGCACGGCGGCGCCTCGGCCGTCCTCGCCGAGACCCTCGGCTCCATCGGCTCCATGCTCCACGGCGGCGCGAACAAGATCGCCGTCGGCGTCGACCTCAACTGCACCCACCACCGGGGCGTCCGCAACGGGCTCGTCACCGGCGTCGCCACCCCCGTACACCGGGGACGCTCCACCGCCACGTACGAGATCGTCATCACCGACGAACAGGACAAGCGGGTCTGCACCGCACGC
This sequence is a window from Streptomyces parvus. Protein-coding genes within it:
- a CDS encoding PaaI family thioesterase, with translation MGEHTAPLFPQEVIDEYAALGIDLPALFSAGHLGERMGVTIVEAAADRVVGTMPVEGNTQPYGLLHGGASAVLAETLGSIGSMLHGGANKIAVGVDLNCTHHRGVRNGLVTGVATPVHRGRSTATYEIVITDEQDKRVCTARLTCLLRDLPKPEAD